The Fibrobacter sp. UBA4297 genome includes a window with the following:
- a CDS encoding ribonuclease D, translated as MIKDEKYILVDSEESLANLLLDLELYDMAAVDTEADSMYHYTARLCLIQITIGEHHYIVDPLCGLDLAPLFKARAMQTLIFHGADYDLRLLWQTYGFSPKSIFDTMLAAKILGEQHLGLADLVREYFGDELKKENQRADWTIRPLSLDMCEYAIHDTFYLHELCAILAEKLQQAGRMSWLTEQCNTLIEHARTPNAPKKDPWRITGSSIYSPCALNILKHLWEWREKQAEELDRPPYKVMQSELMLAIVNAQNSHFPEVSEMFLPKLPRNFKGDRLESFLNMLRTAVAVPECDWPMRLPKAPPPPVIPHSDLLNALKTWRDEKAEELKIDAALLANKSQLIWLAAPGNIPWEKRYEEAHLMHWQQCLWNEILRDKLPTAKRIGDEE; from the coding sequence ATGATTAAAGACGAGAAATACATATTGGTAGATAGTGAAGAATCGCTTGCAAACTTGCTTCTCGATTTGGAGCTCTATGACATGGCCGCCGTCGACACCGAGGCGGATTCCATGTACCATTACACGGCTCGTCTCTGTCTTATCCAGATCACCATTGGCGAACACCATTATATTGTGGACCCGCTTTGTGGGCTGGACCTTGCACCGCTGTTTAAGGCACGTGCAATGCAGACGCTGATTTTCCACGGTGCAGATTACGACCTCAGACTTTTATGGCAGACTTACGGATTCTCTCCGAAGAGCATTTTCGATACGATGCTTGCCGCAAAGATTCTGGGCGAACAGCACCTCGGGCTTGCCGATTTGGTCAGGGAATATTTTGGCGACGAGCTCAAGAAAGAAAACCAGAGAGCCGACTGGACGATTCGACCACTTTCGCTGGACATGTGCGAATACGCCATCCACGATACGTTCTACCTTCACGAACTTTGTGCCATTTTAGCAGAAAAGCTGCAACAGGCCGGTCGTATGAGCTGGCTCACGGAGCAGTGCAACACGCTTATCGAACACGCAAGGACTCCGAACGCCCCGAAAAAAGATCCGTGGCGCATTACGGGTTCCAGCATTTATAGCCCCTGCGCATTGAACATCCTCAAGCACTTGTGGGAATGGCGCGAAAAGCAGGCCGAAGAACTCGACCGTCCACCTTATAAGGTGATGCAGTCCGAGCTGATGCTTGCGATTGTGAACGCCCAGAATTCGCATTTCCCGGAAGTCAGCGAAATGTTCCTGCCCAAGCTCCCGCGCAATTTCAAAGGCGACCGTCTGGAATCGTTTTTGAACATGCTGCGCACAGCTGTGGCCGTTCCGGAATGCGATTGGCCGATGCGCCTCCCGAAGGCTCCACCACCGCCAGTCATCCCGCATTCAGACTTGCTCAACGCGCTTAAGACGTGGCGTGACGAAAAGGCCGAAGAGCTGAAAATCGACGCTGCGCTCCTCGCGAACAAGTCTCAGTTGATTTGGCTTGCCGCGCCAGGGAACATCCCGTGGGAAAAGCGATACGAAGAAGCGCACTTGATGCACTGGCAGCAGTGCCTCTGGAACGAAATTCTGCGTGACAAGTTGCCGACGGCAAAACGCATAGGCGACGAAGAATAG
- a CDS encoding 5-formyltetrahydrofolate cyclo-ligase produces the protein MLLIFGSSPIVEMILKMRRMKKGDDIIKEPWQEIHDIPGYHDARNIAAFYPLKGEPNIMPILEELATEGRLLLPKCEGDGIMLFYKIANLKKDLVKGHYGIMEPREGIEKFEGDIPVFLVPGVKFNWDGSRQGHGKGYYDRFLAKYPNAFKAGIMTPAQLSKEPLEQKETDVKMHTVIACREKY, from the coding sequence GTGTTGCTGATTTTTGGCAGCAGCCCCATCGTTGAGATGATCTTGAAGATGCGTCGCATGAAAAAGGGCGACGACATCATCAAGGAACCGTGGCAAGAAATCCACGACATTCCGGGCTACCACGATGCAAGGAACATCGCGGCTTTTTACCCGCTCAAGGGCGAGCCGAACATCATGCCGATTCTTGAGGAACTCGCCACCGAAGGACGCCTTTTGCTCCCGAAGTGCGAGGGGGACGGCATCATGCTCTTCTACAAGATTGCAAACCTCAAGAAGGACCTGGTCAAGGGGCACTATGGAATCATGGAGCCCCGCGAAGGCATCGAGAAGTTTGAAGGCGACATTCCTGTGTTCCTGGTCCCGGGCGTAAAGTTCAATTGGGACGGGAGCAGACAAGGACACGGCAAGGGATACTACGACAGGTTCCTCGCCAAATACCCTAACGCATTTAAGGCAGGGATTATGACTCCGGCGCAACTTTCCAAGGAACCGCTAGAGCAGAAAGAAACCGATGTGAAAATGCACACGGTGATTGCCTGCCGAGAAAAGTACTAG
- a CDS encoding TrmH family RNA methyltransferase, with protein sequence MSFNNDDSRRGFGNDRKRHFGRTARPTFDEAKFNREHPDEPERAPERREFSQERRGGIGSQAHLRRDRDDFANRPSRFDSDRPSFGDRPKRFEGERNFGERREFDKTRANQENFVPAVGDADAAPQVAVGGIKEVEELLNKNPLQVHRVLFMHKSGNPKLYELQKLAKRAHVHVQQVDSKILDSYARPNHGVVALMNEKELLNWMDVREEFFKARDTGEKKLIAVATNIEDPRNLGACIRSSLALGVDILLLPAKGMCGITPSVARTSAGALEKLRICRPDNLEGAIGELKMAGYQILGLDADTETNLAGFDFADHVVLAVGGEDVGLPPFIKKQCDAVLRIPMKPEAHSYNASVALSLGLYEYARLRIKA encoded by the coding sequence ATGAGTTTCAATAATGACGACAGCCGTCGCGGTTTTGGTAACGATCGCAAGCGCCACTTTGGGCGTACAGCACGCCCCACATTCGATGAGGCGAAGTTCAACCGCGAACATCCGGACGAACCTGAACGCGCACCCGAACGTCGCGAATTTTCACAGGAACGCCGTGGTGGCATTGGTAGCCAGGCGCACCTCCGTCGCGACCGCGACGATTTTGCCAATCGCCCGAGCCGCTTCGACAGCGACCGTCCGAGCTTTGGCGACCGCCCGAAGCGCTTTGAAGGCGAGCGCAATTTTGGCGAACGCCGCGAATTCGACAAGACCCGCGCCAATCAGGAAAACTTCGTGCCGGCAGTCGGTGATGCCGATGCAGCCCCGCAGGTCGCCGTCGGTGGCATCAAGGAAGTCGAAGAACTTTTGAACAAGAACCCGCTCCAGGTCCACCGCGTGCTCTTCATGCACAAGTCCGGCAACCCGAAGCTCTATGAACTCCAGAAGCTCGCCAAGCGCGCCCACGTGCACGTGCAGCAGGTCGATTCCAAGATTCTTGACAGCTACGCCCGCCCGAACCACGGCGTCGTTGCACTCATGAACGAGAAGGAACTCCTGAACTGGATGGACGTCCGCGAAGAATTCTTCAAAGCCCGTGACACGGGCGAAAAGAAGCTCATCGCCGTTGCCACAAACATCGAAGACCCGCGTAACCTCGGAGCTTGCATCCGTAGCTCGCTCGCCTTGGGCGTTGACATTTTGCTCCTCCCCGCAAAGGGCATGTGCGGCATTACCCCGAGCGTCGCCCGCACTTCTGCAGGCGCACTCGAAAAACTCCGCATCTGCCGTCCGGACAACCTTGAAGGCGCCATCGGCGAACTCAAGATGGCCGGCTACCAGATTCTCGGGCTCGACGCCGACACAGAAACAAACCTCGCCGGATTCGACTTTGCAGACCACGTGGTGCTCGCCGTCGGTGGTGAAGACGTGGGCCTCCCCCCGTTCATCAAGAAGCAGTGCGACGCCGTACTCCGTATCCCGATGAAGCCCGAAGCTCATTCGTACAACGCATCTGTAGCCCTTTCGCTCGGCCTTTACGAATACGCTCGCTTGCGCATCAAAGCATAA
- a CDS encoding CotH kinase family protein — protein MSLAQTYDLPIVFVDTKGKCLDKNVTEKIPATMRVLDGEKNSVADSAKGTLYDIGIKVRGQSSALFPKPGYGVEVRDEKGEGLDVSLFGLPPADDWVFHGPYVDKSMMRNALAHWLFRQAGHYSPRTKHFDLYINGVYRGVYVLIEKIKRGKYRVNVSKLKETDVSGEDVTGGYIWAFDKTGTNTGGAGSGPIEKEGFNTSDGLNVILHYPKKENIQKQQEDYLKKYLNDLEGLFKNGKNGQGYENYVDMTSALDYVLHEEVTNNADSYWCSFFLHKPKDKTDKNGVKTEGKVTLGPAWDFNLAMSNGSQPENGGGNNGGGMWGGGFGGGFGGGGNGFGSSGTSGWQIENSQKSGNGGMWGMGSSLKAPNWLLGMWKDSHYQSELKKRWAELRSGVWHTKTLDLYLDSMKTYLKNAADRNFKRWPNLGKSSGQNDADPQPMKYCNSSSGGGFGMPMGGYNATTWDGEVEHLRKKMKERMQWMDEQLGFKEPSTPITMAPVDPSIHDPDWQNDGKDKDSIPMGIRYDDLSRLSPTNFFVVIGNYLEIHTDMGGKFALVDLNGAVLYKTQIKTGTTNIEIPAKARNRHWIATLNGKMLSK, from the coding sequence ATGTCCCTTGCGCAAACGTACGACTTACCGATTGTTTTCGTTGATACCAAAGGCAAATGCCTTGACAAAAATGTCACCGAAAAAATTCCTGCAACAATGCGCGTACTCGATGGAGAAAAAAACTCCGTTGCAGACAGTGCCAAAGGTACGCTTTATGACATTGGCATCAAGGTAAGAGGGCAATCATCCGCCTTGTTCCCGAAGCCAGGCTATGGCGTAGAAGTCCGTGACGAAAAAGGTGAAGGTCTTGACGTCAGCCTGTTCGGGCTCCCGCCTGCAGACGACTGGGTTTTCCATGGTCCTTATGTAGACAAGAGCATGATGCGAAACGCTCTCGCCCACTGGCTCTTTAGACAAGCAGGCCACTACAGCCCACGCACTAAGCATTTTGACTTGTACATCAACGGCGTTTACCGCGGCGTGTACGTGCTTATTGAAAAAATCAAACGCGGCAAGTATCGCGTGAACGTAAGCAAGCTCAAAGAAACTGACGTTAGCGGCGAAGACGTGACCGGCGGCTACATTTGGGCTTTTGACAAAACGGGCACCAACACCGGTGGCGCAGGCAGTGGCCCCATCGAAAAGGAAGGCTTTAACACTTCTGACGGTTTAAACGTCATTTTGCACTACCCCAAAAAGGAAAACATCCAAAAGCAACAGGAAGATTACCTGAAAAAATACCTGAACGATCTTGAAGGCTTGTTCAAGAACGGCAAGAACGGTCAAGGCTATGAAAACTACGTGGATATGACATCGGCTCTGGACTATGTCTTGCACGAAGAAGTGACGAACAACGCGGACTCCTACTGGTGCAGTTTCTTCTTGCACAAGCCAAAGGACAAAACCGACAAGAACGGAGTCAAGACGGAAGGCAAGGTAACACTTGGCCCGGCTTGGGACTTTAACCTCGCCATGAGTAATGGCAGCCAGCCCGAAAATGGCGGAGGCAATAACGGCGGTGGCATGTGGGGCGGCGGCTTCGGTGGTGGTTTCGGTGGTGGCGGAAACGGCTTCGGAAGTTCCGGCACAAGCGGCTGGCAAATCGAAAACAGCCAAAAGTCAGGCAATGGCGGCATGTGGGGCATGGGTAGCTCCCTCAAGGCCCCAAACTGGCTCCTTGGCATGTGGAAGGACAGTCACTACCAAAGTGAATTGAAGAAACGCTGGGCAGAACTCCGCAGTGGCGTTTGGCACACCAAGACTTTGGATCTCTACCTCGATTCCATGAAGACGTACCTCAAGAACGCAGCTGACAGAAACTTCAAGCGTTGGCCGAACTTGGGCAAATCAAGCGGTCAGAACGATGCGGACCCGCAGCCAATGAAATACTGCAATAGCAGCAGTGGCGGTGGCTTTGGCATGCCTATGGGTGGCTACAACGCAACGACTTGGGACGGCGAAGTGGAACACCTCCGCAAGAAGATGAAAGAAAGAATGCAGTGGATGGACGAACAGCTTGGTTTCAAGGAACCGTCCACCCCCATTACGATGGCACCTGTTGACCCGTCAATCCATGATCCTGATTGGCAGAACGACGGCAAGGACAAAGATTCCATTCCGATGGGCATCCGCTATGACGATCTCAGCAGACTGTCTCCGACAAACTTCTTCGTGGTCATTGGCAACTACCTCGAAATCCACACGGATATGGGCGGCAAGTTTGCCCTAGTCGATTTGAACGGTGCTGTTTTGTACAAGACCCAAATTAAGACCGGAACGACCAACATCGAAATTCCGGCCAAGGCTCGCAACAGGCACTGGATCGCAACGCTTAATGGCAAGATGCTTTCCAAATGA